In Sphingobacterium sp. R2, the genomic stretch GACAGTTGTGCCAGCAGTTTGCTAAATGTATCCTTAGCAAGTAATATCCTTAAAAGAGATAATCGTGGTTTTCCAATGCAAACTGTGGTGATCTTGCGGAGCTCGCACAAAGCGATGATCTCTTTTGCCACACTATGACTTTCTACTTTGATAATTTCTCCACCAAGTTCTGTCGCCAGTTTGAAGTTATTGATCAGGTGCCGTTGTTTATTTAAAGCTATCCGGTCTCCGCGCTCTTTTGGCAACTGTACATAGAGCAAAAACCAACTGCTATTGTAATATCCTGCTAAGCGTGCTGTTTTTCGGATGACGTTTTTTGCTTTTATTTCATTAGAACTTATACAAGCAAGGAAACGCTCCTTTCGCACCCATCGTTGGGGTTGAACTTCAATCTCTACTTTGCGTTGAACCTGGGAGGCAACTTCTTTCAACGCCATTTCACGCAATTGTAATATATGTTCGCTTTTAAAGAAGTTTTGAAGCGCTGCCTGAATTTTTGACGCGTCATAGATCTTACCCTCTTTTAGGCGAATGATAAGCTCTTCTGCAGTAAGGTCAATGTTAACGACTTCATCTGCGGAATCAATAACACTGTCGGGAACACGTTCTTGCACTTCAACGCCTGTAATCGCTTTGACCTCCTCATTTAAACTCTCAATATGCTGGATATTAACAGCGCTGATTACATTAATCCCCGCTTCAAGAATCTCCATAACATCCTGCCATCTTTTGGTATTTTTACTGCCTTCAATATTGGTATGTGCCAGCTCATCGATAATGACAACCTCGGGATGTGAATTCAAGACAGCATAAAGGTCCAGTTCC encodes the following:
- a CDS encoding sensor protein KdpD; protein product: MEERKSAEHFLDLIRKSRRGRFKLYIGMSAGVGKTYRMLQDAHTLLQGGIDVRIGYIETHNRKETHQLLDGLPLIARRHLFYKGKQLEELDLYAVLNSHPEVVIIDELAHTNIEGSKNTKRWQDVMEILEAGINVISAVNIQHIESLNEEVKAITGVEVQERVPDSVIDSADEVVNIDLTAEELIIRLKEGKIYDASKIQAALQNFFKSEHILQLREMALKEVASQVQRKVEIEVQPQRWVRKERFLACISSNEIKAKNVIRKTARLAGYYNSSWFLLYVQLPKERGDRIALNKQRHLINNFKLATELGGEIIKVESHSVAKEIIALCELRKITTVCIGKPRLSLLRILLAKDTFSKLLAQLSTEDIDLIILS